One window from the genome of Paraconexibacter algicola encodes:
- a CDS encoding FAS1-like dehydratase domain-containing protein: MPVDPAVVGRALDTVTVTIEPGKLRELARAFGEDPDAWGAVAPPTALVLADHLRADGIIDAPLAIGMDVERLLHGEASWDLVRPVRAGDVLTGTTVVEALDTREGRRGGTMTRATFATTFTDPAGAVVAVQRHVFVETGA; the protein is encoded by the coding sequence GTGCCCGTCGATCCCGCCGTCGTCGGCCGCGCGCTCGACACCGTCACCGTGACGATCGAGCCGGGCAAGCTGCGCGAGCTCGCCCGCGCGTTCGGGGAGGACCCGGACGCCTGGGGCGCCGTCGCGCCCCCGACCGCGCTCGTGCTCGCCGACCACCTGCGCGCCGACGGCATCATCGACGCGCCGCTGGCGATCGGGATGGACGTCGAGCGGCTGCTGCACGGCGAGGCGTCCTGGGACCTCGTCCGGCCCGTGCGGGCGGGCGACGTGCTGACCGGCACGACCGTCGTGGAGGCGCTCGACACCCGCGAGGGCCGGCGCGGCGGCACGATGACCCGCGCGACGTTCGCGACCACGTTCACCGATCCCGCCGGCGCGGTCGTCGCCGTCCAGCGCCACGTCTTCGTGGAGACGGGCGCGTGA
- a CDS encoding 3-hydroxybutyryl-CoA dehydrogenase, with amino-acid sequence MSEIERLGVVGAGFMGSGIAESCARAGLEVVVFEPEGPPLERSRAGIERSIARAVGRGKLAEEDGEALVDRITWTTEIEDLQRVDGVVEAIIEDARVKGSLFKKLDALLPDARFLASNTSSIPIAEIASWTRRPERVLGLHFFSPVPVMSLVEIVVGYDTHEDVVALAEDLSRDIGKHPVITKDRSGFIVNFLLVPYLMAAIRMFQDGFAAREDIDEAMKQGCGHPMGPLTLADFIGLDVLYAIGDSLYEEFKQPEYAPPPLLKRMVVSGAHGRKSGRGFYDYDSAPTPTKAIA; translated from the coding sequence ATGAGCGAGATCGAGCGGTTGGGCGTCGTCGGAGCGGGCTTCATGGGCTCGGGCATCGCGGAGTCGTGTGCGCGCGCGGGCCTGGAGGTCGTCGTCTTCGAGCCCGAGGGCCCGCCGCTGGAGCGCTCCCGCGCAGGGATCGAGCGATCGATCGCCCGCGCGGTCGGCCGCGGCAAGCTCGCCGAGGAGGACGGCGAGGCGCTCGTCGACCGCATCACCTGGACCACCGAGATCGAGGACCTGCAGCGGGTCGACGGGGTGGTCGAGGCGATCATCGAGGACGCCCGCGTCAAGGGCTCCCTGTTCAAGAAGCTCGACGCGCTGCTGCCCGACGCGCGGTTCCTCGCGTCCAACACCTCGTCGATCCCGATCGCCGAGATCGCTTCGTGGACCCGGCGCCCCGAGCGCGTCCTCGGACTGCACTTCTTCTCCCCCGTGCCGGTGATGAGCCTCGTCGAGATCGTCGTCGGCTACGACACCCACGAGGACGTCGTGGCGCTCGCCGAGGACCTCTCGCGCGACATCGGCAAGCACCCGGTGATCACGAAGGACCGCTCCGGCTTCATCGTCAACTTCCTGCTCGTCCCCTACCTGATGGCGGCGATCCGGATGTTCCAGGACGGCTTCGCCGCCCGCGAGGACATCGACGAGGCGATGAAGCAGGGCTGCGGCCACCCGATGGGCCCGCTGACGCTCGCCGACTTCATCGGCCTGGACGTCCTCTACGCGATCGGCGACTCGCTCTACGAGGAGTTCAAGCAGCCCGAGTACGCCCCGCCGCCGCTGCTCAAGCGGATGGTCGTCTCCGGCGCCCACGGCCGCAAGAGCGGCCGCGGTTTCTACGACTACGACAGCGCTCCCACCCCGACCAAGGCCATCGCATGA
- a CDS encoding MarR family winged helix-turn-helix transcriptional regulator, translating into MPEPLPIDPIAEAGRQWEKHWGAETVPPVAAVTSLMRAHQVVLARLNEQLEPHGLSYARYEALMLLFYSRAGELPLGKMGERLQLHPASVTNLVDGLERLGLVARTRHPSDRRTTLARITDEGRTVATDATRALNGIRFGMEPVGDGDLVTLADVLHHLRAADFRL; encoded by the coding sequence GTGCCCGAACCGCTGCCCATCGACCCGATCGCCGAGGCCGGACGCCAGTGGGAGAAGCATTGGGGCGCCGAGACCGTCCCGCCCGTGGCGGCGGTCACCTCGCTCATGCGCGCCCACCAGGTCGTGCTCGCCCGCCTGAACGAGCAGCTCGAGCCGCACGGGCTCTCCTACGCGCGCTACGAGGCGCTGATGCTGCTCTTCTACTCGCGCGCGGGAGAGCTGCCGCTCGGGAAGATGGGGGAGCGCCTGCAGCTGCACCCCGCGAGCGTCACGAACCTCGTCGACGGCCTCGAGCGGCTCGGCCTCGTCGCGCGCACCCGTCATCCCAGCGACCGGCGCACGACGCTGGCGCGGATCACCGACGAGGGCCGCACCGTCGCCACCGACGCGACGCGCGCCCTCAACGGCATCCGCTTCGGGATGGAGCCCGTCGGCGACGGCGACCTCGTCACCCTCGCCGACGTCCTGCACCACCTGCGGGCCGCCGACTTCCGCCTGTAG
- a CDS encoding transglutaminase-like domain-containing protein, translating into MPTVTPPDAPPTDADLAPTAFLDADHPTVVAFVQRVTAGADSAVERVRRLFAAVRDELRYDPFDLPTDPAAYRASAVLDAGRGYCVPKSVVLTAGARALGVPSRLGFADVKNHLQSERLAEQMGTDLFVYHGYSTLWIDGAWRKASSAFNAELCARFGVEPLEFDGTSDALLHQFDAQGGRYMEYLRDHGTWDDLPLDHLLAEYARVYGPPA; encoded by the coding sequence ATGCCGACCGTCACCCCGCCCGACGCGCCGCCGACCGACGCGGACCTCGCGCCGACGGCGTTCCTCGACGCCGACCACCCGACCGTCGTCGCGTTCGTGCAGCGCGTCACCGCGGGAGCCGACTCCGCGGTCGAGCGGGTCCGCCGGCTGTTCGCGGCGGTCCGCGACGAGCTGCGCTACGACCCCTTCGACCTGCCCACCGACCCGGCCGCCTACCGGGCCAGCGCCGTGCTCGACGCGGGCCGCGGCTACTGCGTGCCGAAGTCCGTCGTGCTCACCGCGGGCGCGCGGGCACTCGGCGTGCCCTCGCGACTGGGGTTCGCCGACGTGAAGAACCACCTGCAGTCCGAGCGGCTCGCCGAGCAGATGGGCACCGACCTGTTCGTCTACCACGGCTACTCGACCCTCTGGATCGACGGCGCGTGGCGCAAGGCGAGCTCCGCGTTCAACGCCGAGCTGTGCGCGCGCTTCGGCGTCGAGCCGCTGGAGTTCGACGGCACGAGCGACGCGCTGCTGCACCAGTTCGACGCGCAGGGCGGCCGCTACATGGAGTACCTGCGCGACCACGGCACCTGGGACGACCTGCCGCTGGACCATCTCCTGGCCGAGTACGCCCGCGTCTACGGCCCGCCCGCCTGA
- a CDS encoding MaoC/PaaZ C-terminal domain-containing protein, giving the protein MSAFPPQRIGPITRTDIVRYAGAGGDFNPIHHDDAFARAAGSDGVFAMGLLSGGIVAARLARWAGPGNVASYRVRFTGQVWPGDELLLTGDVDGVAVTLQARRGDDVVVRAWATLRRPA; this is encoded by the coding sequence GTGAGCGCGTTCCCGCCGCAGCGGATCGGGCCGATCACCCGCACGGACATCGTCCGCTACGCGGGGGCGGGCGGCGACTTCAACCCGATCCACCACGACGACGCGTTCGCGCGCGCCGCGGGCAGCGACGGCGTGTTCGCGATGGGCCTGCTGAGCGGCGGGATCGTCGCCGCGCGTCTGGCCCGCTGGGCGGGGCCCGGGAACGTCGCGTCCTACCGCGTGCGGTTCACCGGCCAGGTGTGGCCCGGGGACGAGCTGCTGCTGACCGGTGACGTGGACGGCGTCGCCGTGACGCTGCAGGCGCGCCGCGGCGACGACGTCGTGGTGCGCGCGTGGGCGACGCTCAGACGTCCTGCATGA
- a CDS encoding TrmH family RNA methyltransferase, which yields MAPPPRRVLVDALNVLGSRPDGWWRDRPAAVTALVAAVDAWCARTGAQATVVVDGARRPYGAPVLARVVTADGPDPSRRDAADDTIVALLQRDRDPGAVTVATSDGGLRERATALGARVVGARTFRERVDGDPLVAVTSARDPRVARAVALLRAEDPEERVVALEDADVIAEATALGARPGLLLGGRDGAPLADDARRALGVLGQAADVVALVPRPAAPDPGELPAGALVLVGVRDAGNVGTIVRTALALGRPRVLLDEGCASPWSRRALRAAAGATLAPGLVARGADLATLAAVPARPALAAAVPRGGVRPEELPAGTVVVLGSEQRGLSDEEIACCDHTVTIPAGGFESLNVAAAAAILGYATRR from the coding sequence ATGGCCCCTCCCCCGCGCCGCGTCCTGGTGGATGCCCTCAACGTGCTCGGGAGCCGTCCGGACGGGTGGTGGCGCGACCGCCCCGCCGCGGTCACCGCGCTCGTGGCCGCCGTCGACGCGTGGTGCGCGCGGACCGGCGCGCAGGCGACCGTCGTGGTCGACGGGGCGCGCAGGCCCTACGGGGCGCCGGTGCTCGCGCGGGTCGTCACCGCGGACGGTCCCGACCCGTCGCGCCGCGACGCCGCCGACGACACGATCGTCGCGCTGCTGCAGCGGGACCGCGACCCGGGCGCGGTGACCGTGGCGACCTCCGACGGCGGATTGCGCGAGCGGGCCACGGCGCTCGGCGCACGGGTCGTCGGCGCGCGCACGTTCCGCGAGCGCGTCGACGGCGACCCGCTCGTCGCGGTGACCTCGGCCCGCGACCCGCGCGTCGCCCGCGCCGTCGCGCTGCTCCGCGCGGAGGATCCGGAGGAGCGCGTCGTCGCGCTCGAGGACGCGGACGTGATCGCGGAGGCGACCGCGCTCGGCGCCCGACCGGGCCTGCTGCTCGGCGGCCGGGACGGCGCGCCGCTCGCCGACGACGCCCGCCGCGCGCTCGGCGTGCTCGGGCAGGCCGCCGACGTCGTGGCGCTCGTGCCGCGCCCGGCCGCGCCCGACCCGGGGGAGCTCCCGGCGGGCGCGCTCGTCCTCGTGGGCGTCCGCGACGCCGGGAACGTCGGGACGATCGTCCGGACCGCGCTGGCGCTCGGCCGCCCGCGCGTCCTGCTCGACGAGGGGTGCGCGTCGCCGTGGTCGCGGCGGGCGCTGCGGGCGGCGGCGGGCGCGACGCTCGCGCCGGGCCTGGTGGCCCGCGGCGCGGACCTCGCGACGCTCGCCGCAGTCCCCGCCCGTCCGGCGCTCGCGGCGGCGGTGCCGCGGGGCGGCGTGCGGCCGGAGGAGCTGCCCGCGGGAACGGTCGTCGTCCTCGGGAGCGAGCAGCGGGGCCTCTCCGACGAGGAGATCGCGTGCTGCGACCACACGGTCACCATCCCCGCGGGCGGCTTCGAGTCGCTGAACGTCGCGGCGGCCGCGGCGATCCTCGGGTACGCGACGCGGCGCTGA
- a CDS encoding VOC family protein, which translates to MFDASIAFHGLAVPDVEAARAFYADTLGLPTSEEMGMLVLHLGSQNTIVYPKPDHVPATYTVLNFPVPDIDAAVDELAARGVELVRYDGFEHDAKGIVRSDGTRGPHIAWFTDPAGNVHAVMQDV; encoded by the coding sequence ATGTTCGACGCCAGCATCGCCTTCCACGGCCTCGCCGTCCCCGACGTGGAGGCCGCGCGCGCCTTCTACGCCGACACGCTCGGCCTGCCCACCAGTGAGGAGATGGGCATGCTCGTCTTGCACCTCGGGTCCCAGAACACGATCGTGTACCCGAAGCCCGACCACGTGCCCGCGACGTACACGGTCCTGAACTTCCCGGTGCCCGACATCGACGCGGCCGTCGACGAGCTCGCCGCCCGCGGCGTCGAGCTGGTCCGCTACGACGGGTTCGAGCACGACGCCAAGGGCATCGTGCGCAGCGACGGCACGCGCGGCCCGCACATCGCCTGGTTCACCGACCCGGCGGGCAACGTCCACGCGGTCATGCAGGACGTCTGA
- a CDS encoding spermidine synthase codes for MARRRAQDIVVARVGELVVERDPARPTGRLLRQGDMDASYVDLADVRHLEFDYLRWARLVLRAAGARRVLHVGGAGCALARALADEDREGRQEVVEIDPAVLEVAREHLGLRRAPGLRVRVGDGRERIAARPDDSHDAIVLDAFVGARVPRHLVTLEALTDAARVAPLTLVNLVDTRALDDTRAVAASLLRAYEHVVALGARGLRGAGNVVLAGAAAPLPAARLESAAAADRSPARLVLGTDLARLVGGVQPWRDLGVG; via the coding sequence GTGGCCCGCCGACGCGCCCAGGACATCGTGGTCGCGCGCGTCGGGGAGCTCGTCGTCGAGCGCGACCCGGCGCGCCCGACGGGCCGGCTGCTGCGTCAGGGCGACATGGACGCCTCTTACGTCGACCTCGCCGACGTGCGGCACCTCGAGTTCGACTACCTGCGCTGGGCGCGGCTCGTGCTGCGCGCGGCCGGGGCGCGCCGCGTCCTGCACGTCGGCGGGGCGGGCTGCGCGCTGGCCCGGGCCCTGGCCGACGAGGACCGCGAGGGCCGCCAGGAGGTCGTGGAGATCGACCCGGCGGTCCTCGAGGTCGCGCGCGAGCACCTGGGACTGCGCCGGGCGCCCGGGCTGCGCGTCCGCGTCGGCGACGGCCGCGAGCGGATCGCGGCGCGCCCCGACGACAGCCACGACGCGATCGTGCTCGACGCGTTCGTCGGCGCCCGCGTGCCCCGCCACCTCGTCACGCTCGAGGCGCTGACGGACGCGGCGCGGGTGGCGCCGCTGACCCTGGTGAACCTCGTCGACACGCGCGCGCTCGACGACACGCGCGCGGTCGCCGCGTCGCTGCTGCGGGCCTACGAGCACGTCGTCGCTCTCGGGGCGCGCGGGCTCCGCGGGGCGGGGAACGTCGTGCTCGCGGGTGCCGCCGCACCGCTGCCCGCGGCGCGCCTGGAGTCAGCGGCCGCCGCCGACCGTTCCCCCGCGCGGCTGGTGCTCGGCACCGACCTTGCGCGGCTCGTCGGCGGCGTCCAGCCCTGGCGGGACCTCGGCGTGGGTTGA
- a CDS encoding acyl-CoA dehydrogenase family protein, producing MTTTAFPDLYDIPQELLDFRDLVRQLAQEQIAPRAGEIDRAAEYPWDVRRLLAEQDVLGLPFGTEHGGTGTGTLMLQMAVEEIAKVCASSALILMLQELGSLPISLFGSEEMKEQWLPRFASGELAPAFALSEPEAGSDPAAMRTTAVREGDEWVLNGTKNWISNAGVADTYVVFAITDRENRRSSAFLVEADREGFSIGNYEHKLGIKGSPTGSPVMEDVRIPHENLIGVEGKGLSVALGTLERTRLGAAAQAVGIAQGATDYANEYAKERIAFGKPINQLQGLQFKLADMETGTAAARELLYKACTMVDRGTPNVGKYTSMAKLFASDNAMRVTLDAIQVLGGYGYVNEYPVERMMRDAKITQIYEGTNEIQRVVIARAMTA from the coding sequence ATGACGACCACCGCGTTCCCCGACCTCTACGACATCCCGCAGGAGCTCCTGGACTTCCGGGACCTCGTCCGCCAGCTGGCGCAGGAGCAGATCGCGCCGCGCGCCGGCGAGATCGACCGGGCGGCCGAGTACCCGTGGGACGTCCGCCGGCTCCTCGCCGAGCAGGACGTGCTGGGGCTGCCGTTCGGCACCGAGCACGGCGGCACCGGCACCGGGACGCTGATGCTGCAGATGGCGGTCGAGGAGATCGCGAAGGTCTGCGCGTCGAGCGCGCTGATCCTCATGCTGCAGGAGCTCGGCTCGCTGCCGATCAGCCTGTTCGGCTCCGAGGAGATGAAGGAGCAGTGGCTGCCGCGCTTCGCCAGCGGCGAGCTCGCGCCCGCGTTCGCGCTGAGCGAGCCGGAGGCCGGGTCCGACCCCGCGGCGATGCGCACGACCGCGGTGCGCGAGGGCGACGAGTGGGTCCTCAACGGGACGAAGAACTGGATCTCCAACGCCGGGGTCGCCGACACCTACGTCGTCTTCGCGATCACCGACCGCGAGAACCGGCGCTCCTCCGCGTTCCTCGTCGAAGCCGACCGCGAGGGGTTCTCGATCGGCAACTACGAGCACAAGCTCGGCATCAAGGGCTCCCCGACCGGCTCGCCCGTGATGGAGGACGTGCGGATCCCGCACGAGAACCTCATCGGCGTCGAAGGCAAGGGCCTCTCCGTCGCGCTCGGCACGCTGGAGCGCACGCGGCTGGGTGCGGCGGCGCAGGCGGTGGGGATCGCGCAGGGTGCGACGGACTACGCCAACGAGTACGCGAAGGAGCGGATCGCGTTCGGCAAGCCGATCAACCAGCTGCAGGGCCTGCAGTTCAAGCTCGCCGACATGGAGACCGGGACGGCCGCCGCGCGGGAGCTGCTCTACAAGGCGTGCACGATGGTCGACCGGGGAACGCCCAACGTCGGCAAGTACACGTCGATGGCGAAGCTGTTCGCGTCAGACAACGCGATGCGCGTCACGCTCGACGCCATCCAGGTCCTCGGCGGCTACGGCTACGTGAACGAGTACCCCGTCGAGCGGATGATGCGCGACGCGAAGATCACGCAGATCTACGAGGGCACCAACGAGATCCAGCGCGTCGTCATCGCCCGCGCGATGACCGCGTAG
- a CDS encoding SET domain-containing protein-lysine N-methyltransferase, whose amino-acid sequence MTGFLVGALTGNDSHATQVGRDAWARHGGLGPKVNHSCDPNCGVRLNDACAFDFVARRAIADCEEVTFDYAMRNFTIDHFPIACLCGARNCRGAVTGWKSLPADRKRAYGALVAPYLLAIDAERAG is encoded by the coding sequence ATGACCGGCTTCCTCGTCGGCGCCCTGACCGGCAACGACTCCCACGCCACGCAGGTTGGCCGGGATGCGTGGGCCCGCCACGGCGGACTGGGTCCGAAGGTCAACCACTCCTGTGACCCGAACTGCGGCGTCCGCCTGAACGACGCGTGCGCCTTCGACTTCGTCGCCCGCCGTGCGATCGCCGATTGCGAGGAGGTGACGTTCGACTACGCCATGCGGAACTTCACGATCGACCACTTCCCGATCGCGTGCCTGTGCGGCGCCCGGAACTGTCGAGGGGCGGTCACGGGATGGAAGAGCCTCCCCGCCGACCGCAAGCGGGCGTACGGTGCCCTGGTCGCACCGTACCTGCTGGCCATCGACGCCGAGCGCGCGGGCTAG
- a CDS encoding CARDB domain-containing protein produces the protein MPSIRPPRPRPGAALPAAALAGALIALPSATAVAAPAGPANLRVTAVTATTPSVAAGATLAVRDTTRNTGRARARASHTRYYLSADVAASLAARRASTADPRGADADVALVGARAVPALRPARAARARRTVRVTVPATVRPGTYRLLACADDRGAVREARETDNCRAGGPVTVSGGTAATGDFTSFNDALAVLPDARIASQLPSLKGLGCTPAVPRRAVKDLRAALRGARAALTVQVGAPAMAAFASSTEARTADAARGAALGALTEGNLGAALVAQLRAAELAPHDRDVLQNTAALATSAGLPNEALALLDAATKADPVTPLASGLDRRAGAAQIRAVALQQLGRAAEARTVLARVPALDPALGAEAASSQAADLLCAGGSDAAVIAKLRRSAKRRATATGEPTPPTAFDESGGRASTLRPFRFPANPRQAAELKPYYDDLAMGRAAAEIDARNQARDEVQARLRDREVGPAQRRRELALRRVISQVHARPEAKALFDAAGREVDEAITISNAFFNPPDGQESRWLELSRAASDACRNVRPNPRPCEIQRMRETCTPEVKAATARIVDHLSRARAYAEQELALQSRIISGLASNFDDPDNRAEQVLLIQSLEHIASLSFIGPLQGWGVHLRRTYDECVESPDGSADPAAATPDAAAGSIEGPEACNAVTKSFNFVLDTSKLIDLPTKLPKIKVNCERIQVAYEFGKSNWAQAFAQVDWKFRAGTVTAFVGVRGKIEIAGREDQLKGGLYITASKDGVEDLGFRVSPGSSVKIGPVVEIQTKADWDLSFVPGFQALGGLVSGV, from the coding sequence ATGCCCTCCATCCGCCCGCCCCGTCCCCGTCCCGGAGCCGCCCTTCCCGCCGCCGCGCTGGCCGGTGCGCTCATCGCCCTGCCGTCCGCGACCGCCGTCGCCGCCCCCGCCGGACCGGCGAACCTGCGCGTCACCGCGGTCACGGCGACGACCCCGTCCGTCGCCGCGGGCGCGACCCTGGCCGTCCGCGACACGACGCGCAACACGGGCCGCGCCCGTGCCCGGGCGTCCCACACGCGGTACTACCTGAGCGCCGACGTGGCGGCATCGCTCGCGGCGCGCCGCGCCTCGACCGCCGACCCGCGCGGCGCCGACGCGGACGTCGCGCTCGTCGGTGCCCGCGCGGTGCCCGCCCTGCGACCCGCGCGTGCGGCGCGGGCCCGGCGCACCGTGCGGGTGACGGTGCCCGCCACCGTGCGGCCCGGGACCTACCGGCTGCTCGCGTGCGCCGACGACCGGGGCGCCGTCCGCGAGGCACGGGAGACCGACAACTGCCGTGCCGGCGGCCCGGTCACCGTGTCGGGCGGGACCGCCGCGACCGGGGACTTCACGTCGTTCAACGACGCCCTCGCCGTGCTGCCCGACGCCCGGATCGCGTCGCAGCTCCCCTCCCTGAAGGGCCTCGGCTGCACCCCCGCGGTCCCCCGCCGCGCGGTGAAGGATCTCCGTGCCGCGCTGCGCGGTGCGCGGGCCGCGCTCACGGTGCAGGTCGGCGCGCCCGCCATGGCGGCGTTCGCGTCCTCGACCGAGGCGCGCACGGCGGACGCTGCGCGTGGCGCGGCGCTCGGCGCGCTGACCGAGGGCAACCTGGGCGCCGCACTCGTCGCCCAGCTGCGCGCCGCCGAGCTCGCACCGCACGACCGCGACGTGCTCCAGAACACGGCCGCGCTCGCGACCAGCGCCGGCCTGCCCAACGAGGCGCTCGCGCTGCTCGACGCGGCGACGAAGGCCGACCCGGTGACGCCGCTCGCCTCGGGACTGGACCGTCGCGCCGGTGCCGCGCAGATCCGGGCGGTCGCGCTGCAGCAGCTCGGTCGTGCCGCGGAGGCCCGGACCGTGCTCGCCCGGGTGCCCGCGCTCGATCCCGCGCTGGGCGCGGAGGCCGCGTCGTCGCAGGCCGCCGACCTCCTGTGCGCCGGCGGCAGCGACGCGGCGGTGATCGCGAAGCTCCGCCGGTCGGCCAAACGGCGGGCCACGGCGACCGGTGAGCCGACGCCGCCGACGGCCTTCGACGAGTCCGGCGGGCGGGCCAGCACGCTGCGGCCGTTCCGGTTCCCGGCCAACCCCCGGCAGGCGGCGGAGCTGAAGCCGTACTACGACGACCTCGCGATGGGCCGCGCCGCCGCGGAGATCGACGCGCGCAACCAGGCCCGCGACGAGGTCCAGGCGCGGCTGCGCGACCGCGAGGTCGGTCCGGCCCAGCGCCGGCGCGAGCTCGCGCTGCGCCGGGTCATCAGCCAGGTCCACGCGCGTCCGGAGGCGAAGGCGCTGTTCGACGCGGCCGGCCGCGAGGTCGACGAGGCGATCACGATCAGCAACGCGTTCTTCAACCCGCCGGACGGCCAGGAGAGCCGCTGGCTGGAGCTGTCCCGCGCCGCCTCGGACGCGTGCCGCAACGTGCGGCCCAACCCCCGGCCGTGCGAGATCCAGCGGATGCGGGAGACCTGCACGCCGGAGGTGAAGGCCGCGACGGCACGGATCGTCGACCACCTCTCCCGGGCCCGCGCGTACGCCGAGCAGGAGCTCGCACTGCAGTCGCGGATCATCAGCGGCCTCGCGTCGAACTTCGACGACCCGGACAACCGCGCCGAGCAGGTCCTGCTGATCCAGAGCCTCGAGCACATCGCGTCGCTGAGCTTCATCGGACCGCTGCAGGGCTGGGGCGTCCATCTGCGGCGGACCTACGACGAGTGCGTCGAGTCCCCCGACGGCTCGGCCGACCCCGCGGCGGCCACGCCCGACGCCGCCGCCGGGAGCATCGAGGGCCCGGAGGCGTGCAACGCGGTGACGAAGTCGTTCAACTTCGTCCTCGACACGAGCAAGCTCATCGACCTGCCGACGAAGCTCCCGAAGATCAAGGTCAACTGCGAGCGCATCCAGGTCGCCTACGAGTTCGGGAAGTCGAACTGGGCGCAGGCGTTCGCGCAGGTGGACTGGAAGTTCCGCGCCGGCACGGTGACCGCGTTCGTCGGGGTCCGCGGGAAGATCGAGATCGCCGGCCGCGAGGACCAGCTCAAGGGCGGCCTCTACATCACGGCGTCGAAGGACGGGGTCGAGGACCTCGGCTTCCGCGTCAGCCCGGGCAGCTCCGTGAAGATCGGGCCGGTCGTCGAGATCCAGACCAAGGCCGACTGGGACCTGTCGTTCGTCCCGGGCTTCCAGGCGCTCGGGGGGCTGGTCTCCGGGGTCTAG
- a CDS encoding crotonase/enoyl-CoA hydratase family protein codes for MSDSAAVRVERDGPVTTVILSRPAVRNAVDGPTAALLADAFRAFDADEDAAVAVLYGEGGSFCAGADLKALGSDRANRMHDPGSGDGPMGPSRMQLGKPVIAAVAGHAVAGGLELACWCDLRVVEEDAVFGVFCRRWGVPLIDGGTVRLPRLIGLSRAMDLILTGRPVDAAEAERIGLANRVVPTGTSLAAAQELARDLARFPQVTMRGDRLSALQQDGRDEQAALAVEWEHGRRALTAALEGASRFAGGAGRHGSFDDLG; via the coding sequence ATGAGCGACTCCGCCGCCGTCCGCGTCGAGCGCGACGGCCCCGTCACCACGGTGATCCTGTCCCGTCCCGCGGTCCGCAACGCGGTCGACGGCCCGACCGCCGCGCTGCTGGCCGACGCCTTCCGCGCCTTCGACGCCGACGAGGACGCCGCCGTCGCCGTCCTGTACGGGGAGGGCGGCTCGTTCTGCGCCGGGGCCGACCTCAAGGCGCTGGGCTCCGACCGCGCCAACCGGATGCACGACCCCGGCAGCGGGGACGGGCCGATGGGTCCGAGCCGGATGCAGCTCGGCAAGCCGGTGATCGCCGCGGTCGCCGGGCACGCGGTCGCGGGCGGCCTCGAGCTCGCCTGCTGGTGCGACCTGCGCGTCGTCGAGGAGGACGCCGTGTTCGGCGTGTTCTGCCGCCGCTGGGGCGTGCCGCTGATCGACGGCGGCACCGTCCGGCTGCCGCGGCTGATCGGGCTCAGCCGCGCGATGGACCTCATCCTCACCGGCCGACCCGTCGACGCCGCCGAGGCGGAGCGGATCGGCCTCGCCAACCGCGTCGTGCCCACCGGCACGAGCCTCGCCGCCGCGCAGGAGCTCGCCCGCGACCTCGCCCGCTTCCCGCAGGTGACGATGCGCGGCGACCGCCTCTCGGCGCTGCAGCAGGACGGCCGCGACGAGCAGGCCGCCCTGGCCGTCGAGTGGGAGCACGGGCGCCGCGCGCTCACCGCCGCCCTGGAGGGCGCGTCGCGGTTCGCGGGCGGCGCCGGCCGCCACGGCTCCTTCGACGACCTCGGCTGA
- a CDS encoding NUDIX domain-containing protein: MRHSAGIVLHRAGPEGPEVLLGHMGGPFWARKDDGAWSIPKGEYDPATEDPWDAARREFREELGLPLPDGPRLELGEIRQSGGKRVTAWAVAGDLDVDAIVPGTFELEWPPRSGRTQVFPEIDRAAWFGTEAARVKLVRAQAAFLDRLLEQLG; encoded by the coding sequence GTGCGCCACAGCGCCGGGATCGTGCTGCACCGCGCCGGACCGGAGGGTCCCGAGGTGCTGCTCGGGCACATGGGCGGCCCGTTCTGGGCCCGCAAGGACGACGGTGCGTGGTCGATCCCCAAGGGCGAGTACGACCCGGCCACCGAGGACCCGTGGGACGCCGCCCGCCGCGAGTTCCGCGAGGAACTCGGCCTGCCGCTCCCGGACGGCCCGCGGCTGGAGCTCGGGGAGATCCGCCAGTCCGGCGGCAAGCGCGTCACCGCGTGGGCGGTCGCCGGGGACCTCGACGTCGACGCGATCGTGCCCGGGACCTTCGAGCTGGAGTGGCCGCCCCGCTCCGGTCGCACCCAGGTCTTCCCGGAGATCGACCGCGCCGCCTGGTTCGGGACCGAGGCGGCGCGGGTGAAGCTCGTGCGGGCGCAGGCGGCCTTCCTGGACCGCCTGCTCGAGCAGCTCGGCTAG